One Fusarium oxysporum f. sp. lycopersici 4287 chromosome 8, whole genome shotgun sequence genomic region harbors:
- a CDS encoding NADH-ubiquinone oxidoreductase 21 kDa subunit encodes MAETATKQSTPSFVGTSKVVQTEYPLIDNDPHFKRVVGYARTSDYIAGTVAAAFAPAALYALEKFAPSHVGKGGFPKAMRLAGGVGLLGGFLYFYQRSALRFYGATENAREIEMDMREMVDKVKKGEPLYGVSRLSPHLQGVAARQSRYSALFLSTIPWFNFVNHNQHGVDTAKYYQQAERELEAERS; translated from the exons ATGGCTGAGACAGCGACAAAGCAGTCGACCCCGTCCTTTGTCGGGACCAGCAAGGTCGTTCAGACCGAGTATCCC CTCATTGACAACGATCC TCACTTCAAGCGAGTCGTGGGTTATGCCCGTACATCCGATTACATCGCCGGCACCGTCGCCGCTGCTTTCGCTCCCGCTGCTCTCTACGCCCTCGAGAAGTTCGCCCCCTCACACGTAGGCAAGGGCGGTTTCCCCAAGGCCATGCGActggctggtggtgttggtctcTTGGGTGGTTTCCTCTACTTCTACCAGCGATCAGCCC TCCGATTTTACGGCGCCACCGAGAACGCCCGCGAGATTGAGATGGATATGCGCGAGATGGTTGATAAGGTTAAGAAGGGTGAGCCTCTATATGGCGTTAGCCGGCTAAGCCCTCATCTTCAGGGTGTTGCTGCCCGACAGAGCAGATACTCTGCTCTGTTCCTTAGCACGATTCCTTGGTTCAACTTTGTCAACCATAACCAGCATGGTGTCGACACAGCCAAGTACTACCAGCAGGCTGAGCGGGAACTTGAGGCTGAGCGCTCGTAA
- a CDS encoding replication fork protection complex subunit Csm3/Swi3 — MPTLDSDPANGLDNYDVDDFSDDPFASPPPEAANKKRKEPDSGLGIDEEVDVKKRARVPNVKLDEERLLGPKGIPKLRQRAKDLKIKGKGHEFSDASRLLSFYQLWLDDLFPKAKFLDALTMVEKAGHKKRVMIARNDYINESKPKDRTADDEEEDDMFGENDASKPTEQEGTRPKTPEQDTGVPDDDDLYGATPRAAQRNSGPIVPIRNDVPEDDDFEALIAEAASHDAAPRARTNPTPAEPDDDDLDALMAEAESHDQTSKEKGQGSKDKETNNFDDEEAAMQEMDGLW, encoded by the exons ATGCCTACACTAGACTCAGATCCCGCCAACGGGCTTGATAACTACGATGTTGACGACTTTTCTGACGATCCATTTGCATCGCCACCACCCGAAGCggccaacaagaagcgaAAAGAGCCAGATTCTGGTCTCGGtattgatgaagaggttgatgtcaagaagagGGCGCGAGTTCCCAATGTGAAACTCGACGAAGAGAG ATTACTTGGACCAAAGGGTATTCCCAAGCTGAGACAAAGGGCGAAGGATCTCAAGATTAAAGGCAAAGGCCATGAA TTCTCTGACGCCTCTCGACTACTATCCTTCTACCAACTATGGCTAGACGACCTCTTCCCAAAAGCTAAATTCCTCGACGCTCTTACAATGGTCGAAAAGGCGGGCCACAAGAAACGAGTCATGATTGCACGAAACGATTACATCAACGAAAGCAAACCCAAAGATAGAACTGcagacgacgaagaagaggacgacaTGTTTGGTGAAAACGATGCATCAAAACCTACAGAGCAGGAGGGTACAAGACCAAAAACACCAGAGCAAGACACAGGTGTGCCAGACGATGACGATCTTTACGGTGCCACACCACGAGCTGCACAACGAAATTCAGGACCAATTGTCCCCATCCGCAACGACGTTCCAGAAGATGATGATTTCGAGGCTCTTATCGCCGAGGCAGCAAGTCACGATGCAGCTCCGAGAGCGAGAACAAACCCTACACCAGCAGAGCCAGATGACGATGACCTAGATGCTCTCATGGCGGAAGCTGAGAGCCATGATCAGACGAGCAAAGAGAAGGGGCAAGGGTCGAAAGATAAGGAGACGAATAattttgatgatgaagaggcgGCTATGCAAGAGATGGATGGGTTATGGTAA